TAACAATCTCAAAGTTTAATAAGCGTTTTGCAATTTGTTTTTTCATTTCAGGTTTTAAATCATCGTTGAAAATGAAGTGGTAACCTTGTTGTTTTGAAAAGTTAGGTGCAAAGTGTGTCTCATCAATACCTTGTGGTACAAACCATTGCGGAGAAAGAACGAATATCATTTTCTTATCTTTCAATTGATCCATTGTAGATGCGAAGTTTAATACATGTACAAGGTCTTGTGTTCCGCCGCGTCCAAGTAGGAATGGTGTGAATCCTTCAGGCTTTACTTTGAAATAATTCGATGGATGAAAAGCATCCATACGTGCGAATTCCGATGAACCGTACATCGGAAGGTATTTCGGGTCTGCTAACATCTTTTGCTGTAAAATCATACTTTGAATCTTTTCTTCTTTTAAAGAAGTCGCAGCTTGTTCTACTTTCTCATCACTTAAAAGTGGGAGTAGGAAGCGCGTAGGAATAAGTAAGAATACAGCAAAAAGGGCCAATGCTAAAAGCATCGGACCAAATTTTACTTTGTTCATCGGATTTCTTCCAACTTTTTAATAACCATATTTGGTGTAGCCCACTCATCGCGGTCAAAATCAGAAATAGAAACTTCAATCTCTAAACGCTCTTGGAATTCTACTAATAAAGATACTACAGCGAAAGAATCAAGAATACCTTCTTCAAATAATTGAACATCTAAGTTTTCTTTCACAATATCGTTTTCACATACTTCTTCTAAAATATCTAATACTTGCTCTTTGAATTCTGCCATTTTTAAAATCTCCTTTATATCCGAAATATATTATATGTGCGACTTCTTAATAGTATAAGAAGGGTGCATTAAAAGTATCTGTTAAGGTGTCCAGAGAAGATCAGGAAACCGAAACATACAACGTGGAACGTAATTACAATCGCAAGGACATGCGTAAATTTATTATTTGGCCAAAACTTAAGCTTCTTGTTTTTTCGTTCGAAAATATCGAACAAGATAAACAAGGCAGCGTGATAAAGACCATAAATAATGTATTGATACACATGCTCACCAGTAATATGCCATATTCCCATGATGAAAAAGTTCAAAAATGCACCGATATACGAAATTGTGTAACGGTTTTTAATTAGCTTTTTCTTCGTTGCGAAAAAGACGAAACGCATGTAAATAAAGTCACGGAACCAGAATGATAAACTCATGTGCCAGCGATTCCAGAAGTCTTTAATGTTACGACTAATGAATGGTTTATTAAAGTTTTCTGGAGTTTTAATTCCCATCATATAACTTACACCAATTACAAATGAGCTATAACCAGCAAAGTCAAAGAATAAATATAAGCTATAGCTATACATGTAAATCATATTTGATAGGATTGTATCTTGCTGAGCGAATGCCGGATCCATAAAATATTGCTTTATTAAGTAAGCAATAATAAATTTATACAAGAAACCTTGGAAAATACGGTTTAGCCCTGTATATAGTAAATTTTGATATTCTTCTGCACTAGGTGGCTTTTGAATATCTTTTTGGAATCTGCGGTAACGATCGATAGGTCCCGTTGAGATAGCCGGGAAGAATAAAATGAATTCCCAAAAATTAAAGAAGGAAAGTTCT
This Bacillus mycoides DNA region includes the following protein-coding sequences:
- the dltC gene encoding D-alanine--poly(phosphoribitol) ligase subunit DltC; the encoded protein is MAEFKEQVLDILEEVCENDIVKENLDVQLFEEGILDSFAVVSLLVEFQERLEIEVSISDFDRDEWATPNMVIKKLEEIR
- the dltB gene encoding D-alanyl-lipoteichoic acid biosynthesis protein DltB: MTAYGSFYFFAIVGILLIPTIIAGLKGKMLRKYNAVLTLVMLVIIFSDKPKQAMMLAAFIIWQYALIKGYLMLRKQNNSTFTFCMAVILSILPLILAKIAPFVPELKFVVFLGMSYVTFRAVQMVFEVRDNLIKELSFFNFWEFILFFPAISTGPIDRYRRFQKDIQKPPSAEEYQNLLYTGLNRIFQGFLYKFIIAYLIKQYFMDPAFAQQDTILSNMIYMYSYSLYLFFDFAGYSSFVIGVSYMMGIKTPENFNKPFISRNIKDFWNRWHMSLSFWFRDFIYMRFVFFATKKKLIKNRYTISYIGAFLNFFIMGIWHITGEHVYQYIIYGLYHAALFILFDIFERKNKKLKFWPNNKFTHVLAIVITFHVVCFGFLIFSGHLNRYF